A stretch of the Notamacropus eugenii isolate mMacEug1 chromosome 2, mMacEug1.pri_v2, whole genome shotgun sequence genome encodes the following:
- the LOC140522735 gene encoding scavenger receptor cysteine-rich type 1 protein M130-like: protein MGQDYCTHEVDAGVICSGFVKLVAGDGPCNGRVEVNSGTQQSTVCDGNFTLSTAKVICAELECGTAVSIMKGAHFGKGNGTIWDKEFQCNGSEPFLTQCPTVPIPGGKCSHSMDVGVICSRYTDFRLKDGRSNCEGRVEIQVLGTWRSLCDSHWDLADANVLCHQLHCGVAMKPPEDAHFGKGSVQIIGDTFYCTGIESHLWDCSVTVLGTSPCSKGKVASVVCSG from the exons gATTTGTGAAGCTGGTTGCAGGAGACGGGCCTTGTAATGGGAGGGTAGAAGTCAATTCTGGAACACAGCAGAGCACAGTCTGTGATGGGAATTTCACTCTCTCTACTGCCAAAGTCATCTGTGCTGAGTTAGAATGTGGGACTGCAGTTTCCATCATGAAAGGAGCTCACTTTGGAAAAGGCAATGGAACTATCTGGGATAAAGAATTCCAGTGTAATGGAAGTGAACCATTTCTGACACAGTGCCCCACAGTACCAATTCCAGGGGGAAAATGCAGTCACAGCATGGATGTTGGAGTCATTTGTTCAA gGTACACTGACTTTCGTCTGAAGGATGGAAGGTCCAATTGTGAAGGGAGAGTGGagatccaagttttggggacCTGGAGAAGTCTCTGTGACTCTCACTGGGATCTGGCAGATGCCAATGTTCTCTGCCATCAGCTCCACTGTGGTGTTGCCATGAAGCCTCCAGAAGATGCACATTTTGGCAAAGGAAGTGTCCAGATCATAGGAGATACATTTTATTGCACAGGGATTGAGTCTCATTTATGGGATTGTTCTGTTACTGTTCTGGGGACTTCTCCATGTTCCAAAGGAAAAGTTGCCTCTGTGGTCTGCTCAGGTTAG